A part of Prionailurus viverrinus isolate Anna chromosome E1, UM_Priviv_1.0, whole genome shotgun sequence genomic DNA contains:
- the KCNJ16 gene encoding inward rectifier potassium channel 16, producing MSYYGSSYPIVNVDPKYPGYPPEHIIAEKRRARRRLLHKDGSCNVYFKHIFGEWGSYVVDIFTTLVDTKWRHMFVIFSLSYILSWLIFGSIFWLIAFHHGDLLNDPHITPCVDNVHSFTGAFLFSLETQTTIGYGYRCVTEECSVAVLTVILQSILSCIINTFIIGAALAKMATARKRAQTIRFSYFALIGMRDGKLCLMWRIGDFRPNHVVEGTVRAQLLRYTEDSEGRMTMAFKDLKLVNDQIILVTPVTIVHEIDHESPLYALDRKAVAKDNFEILVTFIYTGDSTGTSHQSRSSYVPREILWGHRFNDVLEVKRKYYKVNCLQFEGSVEVYAPFCSAKQLDWKDQQLHNMEKTPPVRGPGPSDTKVRRRSFSAVAIVSSCENPEETTTSAADECKEAPYQKAVLTLNRISVESQM from the coding sequence ATGAGCTATTACGGCAGCAGCTATCCGATTGTAAACGTGGACCCCAAATACCCAGGCTACCCCCCAGAGCACATCATAGCTGAGAAGAGAAGAGCCAGAAGACGTCTGCTCCACAAAGATGGCAGCTGTAATGTGTACTTCAAGCACATTTTTGGAGAATGGGGGAGCTACGTGGTTGACATTTTCACCACCCTCGTAGATACCAAGTGGCGGCACATGTTTGTGATATTTTCCTTATCCTATATTCTCTCCTGGTTGATATTTGGCTCTATCTTCTGGCTCATTGCCTTTCATCACGGTGATCTGTTAAATGATCCCCACATCACACCTTGTGTTGACAACGTCCATTCCTTCACAGGGGCGTTTTTATTCTCCCTGGAAACCCAGACCACCATAGGTTACGGTTACCGCTGTGTCACTGAAGAATGCTCTGTGGCCGTGCTCACGGTGATCCTTCAGTCCATCTTGAGCTGCATCATAAATACCTTCATCATTGGAGCCGCCTTAGCCAAAATGGCAACCGCTCGAAAGAGAGCCCAAACCATTCGGTTTAGCTATTTTGCACTCATAGGGATGAGAGACGGGAAACTTTGCCTCATGTGGCGCATTGGTGATTTCCGACCAAACCACGTGGTAGAAGGCACAGTGAGAGCCCAACTTCTCCGCTACACAGAAGACAGCGAAGGGCGGATGACGATGGCCTTTAAAGACCTAAAGTTGGTTAATGATCAGATCATTCTTGTCACACCAGTAACTATTGTTCATGAAATTGACCATGAGAGCCCTCTGTATGCCCTTGACCGAAAAGCAGTGGCCAAAGATAACTTTGAGATTTTGGTGACATTTATCTATACTGGTGATTCCACGGGGACTTCCCACCAATCCAGAAGTTCCTACGTTCCCCGAGAAATTCTCTGGGGCCACAGGTTCAATGACGTCCTGGAAGTTAAGAGAAAGTATTACAAGGTGAACTGCTTACAGTTTGAGGGGAGCGTGGAAGTCTATGCCCCCTTCTGCAGTGCCAAACAACTGGACTGGAAAGACCAGCAGCTCCACAACATGGAAAAAACCCCTCCGGTCCGAGGACCCGGCCCGTCAGACACCAAGGTCAGAAGAAGGTCATTTAGCGCGGTTGCCATTGTCAGCAGTTGTGAAAACCCGGAGGAGACCACCACCTCGGCCGCGGATGAGTGTAAGGAAGCACCTTATCAGAAAGCCGTCTTGACTTTAAATAGAATCTCTGTAGAATCCCAAATGTAG